One Pongo abelii isolate AG06213 chromosome 12, NHGRI_mPonAbe1-v2.0_pri, whole genome shotgun sequence DNA segment encodes these proteins:
- the SULT1C4 gene encoding sulfotransferase 1C4 gives MALHEMEDFTFDGTKRLSVNYVKGILQPTDTCDIWDKIWNFQAKPDDLLISTYPKAGTTWTQEIVELIQNEGDVEKSKRAPTHQRFPFLEMKIPSLGSGLEQAHAMPSPRILKTHLPFHLLPPSLLEKNCKIIYVARNPKDNMVSYYHFQRMNKALPAPGTWEEYFETFLTGKVCWGSWHEHVKGWWEAKDKHRILYLFYEDMKKDPKHEIQKLAEFIGKKLDDKVLDKIVHHTSFDVMKQNPMANYSSIPAEIMDHSISPFMRKGAVGDWKKHFTVAQNERFDEDYKKKMTDTTLTFHFQF, from the exons ATGGCCTTACACGAGATGGAGGATTTTACATTTGATGGAACAAAGCGCTTAAGTGTCAACTACGTGAAGGGAATTCTTCAACCCACAGACACTTGTGACATCTGGGATAAGATCTGGAACTTCCAAGCCAAGCCTGATGACCTGCTTATTTCTACCTATCCTAAAGCAG GAACAACATGGACTCAGGAGATAGTGGAATTAATACAAAATGAAGGTGATGTGGAGAAAAGTAAACGGGCACCGACTCATCAACGATTTCCTTTCCTCGAAATGAAAATCCCATCCTTAGGATCTG GTTTGGAACAAGCTCATGCAATGCCCTCACCACGGATCCTGAAAACACATCTTCCCTTTCACTTGCTGCCACCATCCTTGCTAGAGAAAAACTGTAAG ATAATCTATGTAGCAAGAAATCCCAAGGACAACATGGTGTCCTATTACCATTTCCAAAGAATGAATAAAGCACTTCCTGCTCCAGGAACATGGGAAGAGTATTTTGAGACTTTTCTGACTGGGAAAG TGTGCTGGGGCTCCTGGCATGAACATGTGAAAGGATGGTGGGAAGCCAAAGACAAACACCGCATTCTCTACCTCTTCTATGAGGACATGAAGAAG GACCCAAAGCATGAAATTCAGAAGCTGGCAGAATTTATTGGGAAGAAATTAGATGACAAAGTTCTAGATAAAATTGTCCATCACACTTCATTTGATGTCATGAAACAGAATCCAATGGCAAACTATTCATCGATTCCTGCTGAAATCATGGACCACTCCATTTCTCCGTTCATGAGAAAAG GGGCAGTGGGAGACTGGAAGAAACACTTCACCGTGGCTCAGAATGAGAGATTTGATGAAGATTACAAGAAGAAAATGACTGATACCACACTAACTTTCCACTTCCAGTTCtag